One Bacillota bacterium DNA segment encodes these proteins:
- a CDS encoding MurR/RpiR family transcriptional regulator, translated as MASVLEKVSALYTSLNEAERKVADFVLNHPEEARGCSVIHLSDRSGVSETTVVRFCRSIGFKGYADFKLALVADLAPQREPVPDLHGDVSPEDDLPRVVQKVLNMDMQAVASTMELLDMAQFERAVEALARARRVAIFGVGSSLPVCMDLQYRLQRCGVNSLFSVDDHMQAINAALLEPGDVGLAVSYSGTSRETIESTELAKEAGAQTICVTSFRRSPLAKLCDICLVTSAGRTQWLDETITARIVQLALFDALCVALARRKRHESQPILNRIARAVERKRHTV; from the coding sequence GTGGCTTCGGTACTGGAAAAAGTTTCCGCGCTGTATACCTCGCTGAACGAGGCAGAGCGCAAGGTGGCTGACTTCGTGCTGAACCATCCCGAAGAGGCGCGCGGCTGCAGCGTCATCCACCTCAGCGACCGCAGCGGCGTCAGCGAAACTACGGTGGTGCGATTCTGCCGCTCCATCGGCTTCAAAGGATACGCGGACTTCAAACTGGCTCTCGTGGCAGACCTGGCTCCCCAACGCGAGCCGGTGCCCGACTTGCACGGCGACGTGTCGCCCGAAGATGACCTTCCCCGCGTAGTACAGAAGGTGCTGAACATGGATATGCAGGCGGTCGCCAGCACGATGGAGCTGCTGGATATGGCGCAGTTCGAGCGGGCAGTAGAGGCACTGGCTCGTGCGCGGCGGGTGGCGATATTCGGGGTGGGCAGCTCCCTGCCGGTGTGCATGGACCTGCAATACCGCCTGCAGCGGTGCGGAGTGAACAGCCTCTTTTCGGTAGATGACCACATGCAAGCCATCAACGCTGCGCTGCTGGAGCCGGGCGATGTGGGGCTGGCGGTCTCCTACTCGGGCACAAGCCGGGAGACCATTGAGTCCACCGAGCTGGCGAAAGAGGCAGGAGCGCAGACCATCTGCGTCACCAGTTTCCGACGCTCCCCCTTAGCGAAACTTTGCGACATCTGCCTGGTGACCTCCGCAGGGCGCACGCAATGGCTGGACGAAACCATCACCGCGCGGATTGTGCAGCTGGCTCTTTTTGACGCGCTGTGCGTCGCGCTCGCACGCCGAAAGCGCCATGAATCGCAACCGATTTTGAACCGAATCGCTCGAGCTGTGGAACGAAAGAGGCATACGGTATGA
- the rpe gene encoding ribulose-phosphate 3-epimerase, producing the protein MNTPLRLLLGIKTDPIEYRYSYPWLFRLAAEEGVEYIQLGSTFEFYLLPDEFFHWLREQAEKAGVRLYSLFTAHRELGGFFRNEPGWEAVARRMFERYIQIGGILGARSVGHNPGAVLRDEMHTKPQGIARYVKHFKELMHVAHEHGVAWLTIEPMSCLAEPPTLPEEIRQMGEEVTAYHRQHPDSTACMGFCADVSHGYADAQGHVVWDNLQTFEATLPYLYEVHLKNTDALFHSTFGFGAEERATGVVQVERFRDLLHANVHRLPVQQVVGYLEISGPKLGRDYSDMHLEKSLRESLRYLREAWCAPAQPCHEPVNLPSVDVEPVRFSASLMCADQLNLEAHIRQLEALGIHYFHVDLMDAHFTPNMPLGLVVLEQLRERTHLPFDVHLMVEDNDFFIRKVLPLGVQMISVHTESSRHLDRTLSLIREGGAMAGVALNPATPLIVLDYVLHKVDFVLLMGVNPGFAGQQLVPITLRKIADCRRFLDERGFTHIPIQVDGNVSFENIPKMVAAGADILVLGSSSLYHPQGTLWQNHRRVVQAAREGLRQRAGGEA; encoded by the coding sequence ATGAACACTCCCTTACGACTCCTGCTGGGCATTAAAACCGACCCGATAGAATACCGTTACTCATATCCGTGGCTGTTCCGGCTGGCGGCGGAGGAAGGTGTGGAATACATCCAGCTGGGCAGCACATTCGAGTTCTACCTTCTGCCCGACGAGTTTTTCCACTGGTTGCGCGAGCAGGCGGAGAAAGCCGGTGTTCGACTCTACAGCCTGTTCACGGCGCATCGCGAACTGGGCGGCTTCTTCCGCAACGAGCCGGGCTGGGAAGCGGTCGCGCGGCGCATGTTCGAGCGATACATCCAGATTGGAGGCATACTGGGCGCGCGCTCGGTGGGGCACAATCCGGGCGCAGTGCTGCGCGACGAGATGCACACCAAACCACAGGGTATCGCCCGCTACGTGAAACACTTCAAGGAGCTGATGCACGTTGCGCACGAGCATGGCGTGGCGTGGCTGACCATCGAGCCGATGTCGTGCCTTGCGGAGCCCCCTACCCTGCCGGAGGAGATCCGGCAGATGGGCGAGGAAGTGACCGCCTACCACCGCCAGCATCCCGACAGCACCGCCTGCATGGGCTTTTGCGCGGATGTCTCGCATGGCTACGCCGACGCGCAAGGACACGTGGTATGGGACAACCTGCAGACCTTCGAAGCCACCCTGCCCTACCTGTACGAGGTGCACCTGAAAAACACCGATGCCCTGTTCCACTCCACCTTCGGGTTCGGTGCAGAGGAGAGAGCGACAGGAGTTGTGCAGGTGGAACGGTTTCGCGACCTGTTGCACGCCAATGTCCATCGGTTGCCCGTGCAGCAGGTGGTGGGCTATCTGGAGATTTCGGGACCGAAGCTGGGACGAGACTACAGCGACATGCATCTGGAAAAGTCGCTGCGCGAATCGCTACGATACCTGCGCGAGGCGTGGTGTGCCCCCGCGCAACCGTGCCATGAGCCGGTCAATCTCCCATCGGTAGACGTTGAACCCGTTCGCTTCTCGGCATCGCTCATGTGCGCTGACCAGCTGAATCTGGAAGCACACATCCGGCAGCTGGAAGCGCTCGGTATTCACTACTTCCATGTCGACCTGATGGACGCGCACTTCACGCCCAACATGCCGCTCGGGCTGGTGGTTCTCGAGCAGCTTCGCGAACGCACGCATCTGCCCTTCGACGTGCACCTGATGGTGGAGGACAACGATTTCTTCATCCGCAAGGTGTTGCCGCTGGGGGTACAGATGATTTCTGTACACACAGAATCTTCTCGACACCTTGACCGCACGCTCAGCCTGATTCGCGAGGGGGGCGCGATGGCAGGCGTTGCGCTCAACCCTGCAACACCGCTCATTGTGCTCGACTATGTACTGCACAAGGTGGATTTCGTGTTGCTGATGGGTGTGAACCCCGGCTTCGCGGGGCAGCAGCTGGTTCCCATCACCCTGCGCAAAATTGCCGATTGCCGCCGCTTTCTGGACGAGCGAGGCTTCACGCACATACCCATTCAGGTGGACGGCAATGTGAGCTTCGAGAACATCCCGAAGATGGTGGCGGCGGGAGCCGATATTCTGGTGCTCGGCTCCAGCAGCCTGTATCATCCGCAGGGCACGTTGTGGCAGAACCATCGGCGGGTGGTGCAGGCGGCGCGTGAGGGGCTTCGACAGCGGGCGGGAGGCGAGGCGTAG
- a CDS encoding DUF885 domain-containing protein, which translates to MTNHWNERWDALADRLAQMTLERYPEMASYLGVHTYDHQVYDNSETARDAEIRALYSLLREIQSIPRDALSPERALDHALAESEIHHRLIDLEAWRSWTHDPDVPNSIVVGGAFALAKRSFAPPEERLKAVISRLKQAPGVFEHARRQLSEPARVPTEIAIQQVKATVGFFEQSLPAAFRTVTDTSLWNEFEEANRTVIDTYRAYAAWLEEEVLPRAEHSFAIGERLYSLRLKWGEGVDMPLERLIAIGQQELQRLQEEFTATAARIDATRSPREVFEEMAKDHPTADQLIPFTQQMLEELRQFCIDRDVVTIPSDVRCRVEETPEFMRELTFASMDTPGPFEEVATEAFYNVTLPAPDWSPEDVEGHLRAFNRYNLTAISIHEAYPGHYVQFLWLKHAPTRLRKMLGSYSNAEGWAHYCEELFMELGYRAEDPRYRLAQLHEALLRACRYVAGFGMHTQGMSVDEAKQLFIEQAHMEPINAEREAKRGTVDPMYCNYTLGKLLLLKLREDMKRKQGAAFRLRQFHDDYLKAGFPPIPLLREQMLGEVGEVL; encoded by the coding sequence ATGACCAACCACTGGAATGAACGCTGGGATGCGCTGGCAGACCGCCTGGCGCAGATGACGCTGGAGCGCTACCCCGAGATGGCGTCCTACCTGGGCGTACATACGTACGACCATCAAGTATACGACAACTCCGAGACCGCACGCGACGCAGAGATACGCGCACTCTACAGTCTCTTGAGAGAGATACAGTCCATCCCGCGCGATGCGCTCAGCCCGGAACGCGCTCTGGACCACGCGCTGGCGGAGAGCGAGATTCACCATCGGCTGATTGACCTCGAAGCGTGGCGCAGCTGGACACACGACCCCGATGTGCCCAACAGCATCGTGGTGGGTGGAGCGTTTGCGCTGGCAAAGCGTTCCTTTGCCCCGCCGGAAGAGCGGCTGAAAGCGGTCATCTCCCGTTTGAAACAAGCGCCGGGGGTGTTCGAGCACGCCCGCCGCCAGCTCAGTGAGCCGGCGCGTGTGCCCACCGAAATCGCTATCCAGCAGGTCAAAGCCACCGTAGGCTTCTTCGAGCAATCGCTTCCCGCCGCGTTCCGCACAGTAACAGACACCTCGCTCTGGAACGAGTTCGAGGAGGCTAATCGGACTGTCATTGATACCTATCGCGCCTATGCAGCGTGGCTGGAGGAGGAGGTGCTTCCCCGCGCGGAACATTCCTTTGCCATTGGAGAACGGCTGTACAGCCTGCGCTTAAAATGGGGTGAGGGGGTGGACATGCCGCTAGAACGGCTGATTGCCATCGGGCAGCAAGAGCTGCAACGGCTGCAAGAGGAGTTCACTGCCACCGCTGCGCGTATAGACGCCACCCGCTCGCCACGAGAGGTCTTCGAGGAAATGGCAAAAGACCACCCAACTGCCGACCAGCTCATCCCGTTCACGCAACAAATGCTGGAGGAGCTGCGGCAGTTTTGCATTGACCGAGACGTCGTTACCATCCCATCCGACGTGCGCTGTCGGGTGGAGGAGACGCCCGAGTTCATGCGTGAGCTGACCTTTGCCAGCATGGACACGCCAGGTCCCTTTGAAGAGGTGGCCACCGAGGCGTTCTACAACGTCACCCTGCCCGCCCCCGACTGGTCGCCAGAGGACGTGGAAGGGCACCTGCGCGCGTTCAACCGCTACAACCTGACCGCTATCAGCATCCACGAGGCGTATCCCGGGCACTACGTCCAGTTCCTGTGGCTGAAACACGCCCCCACGCGCCTGCGCAAGATGCTCGGCTCCTACTCCAACGCGGAGGGCTGGGCGCACTATTGCGAGGAGCTGTTCATGGAGCTGGGCTACAGGGCAGAGGACCCGCGCTACCGTCTGGCGCAGCTGCATGAGGCACTGCTTCGCGCCTGCCGATACGTCGCTGGCTTCGGGATGCACACACAGGGAATGAGTGTGGACGAGGCGAAGCAGCTGTTCATCGAACAGGCGCACATGGAACCCATCAACGCCGAACGCGAGGCGAAGCGCGGCACGGTGGACCCGATGTACTGCAACTACACGCTGGGTAAACTGTTGCTGCTTAAACTGCGCGAGGACATGAAGCGCAAGCAGGGCGCCGCGTTCCGCCTGCGACAGTTCCACGATGACTACCTGAAGGCAGGCTTTCCGCCCATCCCCCTGTTGCGCGAACAGATGCTGGGCGAGGTGGGAGAGGTGCTCTGA
- a CDS encoding secondary thiamine-phosphate synthase enzyme YjbQ: protein MIAYSRHHYPEEAPVDTLKLFHTTIHKETRGNGHTIDLTPELQAAVRESGIQAGTVTLFVIGSTAGLTTMEFEPGLVSDLQRAFEAIAPASASYAHEARWGDDNGHAHVRASLLGPSLTIPVVQGQATLGTWQQVVLTDFDTRPRQRQVVIQIMGQ, encoded by the coding sequence ATGATAGCTTATAGCAGGCATCACTATCCAGAGGAGGCACCTGTGGATACTCTGAAGCTATTCCATACCACCATCCACAAAGAGACCCGGGGAAACGGGCACACGATAGACCTGACACCGGAACTGCAAGCAGCGGTGCGCGAAAGCGGCATACAGGCCGGAACGGTCACCCTGTTCGTGATAGGCTCCACGGCGGGATTGACCACTATGGAGTTTGAGCCGGGGCTGGTGAGTGACCTGCAGCGCGCTTTCGAGGCAATCGCGCCTGCCAGCGCCTCCTATGCACACGAGGCTCGCTGGGGCGATGATAACGGACATGCCCATGTGCGTGCATCGCTGCTGGGTCCCTCCCTCACCATCCCCGTGGTTCAGGGACAGGCGACGCTGGGCACCTGGCAGCAGGTGGTCTTGACCGACTTCGACACGCGCCCACGGCAACGGCAGGTCGTCATCCAGATAATGGGGCAATAA
- a CDS encoding thioredoxin family protein: MQRFSFWLPVSILLVVAGVLWQAREMMPLEVVRVLMTLSIGVAGVLLLGRRGLPAAVGVVLIIGALWVAQPGVLAGKGEVQMLPASKAAIEQATRQGKPVVLVFTADWCPFCRMLERETFTDGEVARLAKDFAVFRVDMTSSTPPPETVEIAKRYGAEGLPTVAFLNARGEWVKDLTLVGYEPPREFAKRLRALRDAN; encoded by the coding sequence ATGCAACGGTTCAGTTTCTGGTTACCGGTGTCTATTCTGCTGGTGGTTGCCGGTGTTCTCTGGCAAGCGCGTGAGATGATGCCGCTGGAAGTGGTTCGGGTGCTGATGACGCTGAGTATTGGCGTGGCTGGTGTGCTGCTACTCGGACGGCGGGGACTGCCAGCGGCGGTCGGCGTGGTGTTGATTATCGGGGCGTTGTGGGTGGCGCAGCCAGGCGTCTTGGCGGGCAAAGGCGAGGTGCAGATGCTCCCCGCCAGTAAAGCCGCCATTGAGCAGGCTACCCGGCAGGGAAAGCCAGTGGTTCTGGTGTTCACTGCGGATTGGTGTCCATTCTGCCGCATGTTAGAGCGTGAGACCTTCACCGACGGCGAGGTCGCCCGGCTGGCGAAGGACTTTGCGGTGTTTCGGGTGGATATGACCTCCAGCACGCCCCCGCCGGAGACGGTGGAGATTGCGAAGAGGTACGGCGCGGAGGGCTTGCCGACGGTGGCATTTCTCAACGCGCGTGGCGAGTGGGTGAAGGATTTGACACTGGTCGGCTACGAGCCTCCGCGCGAGTTCGCGAAGCGATTGCGCGCGCTGCGCGACGCCAACTGA
- a CDS encoding CocE/NonD family hydrolase, which translates to MHRAKWWRTVLTIGICVIGVGCVVRAVLSKLQPPVKKETVMVPMRDGVRLATDIYFPEGDGPFPVILLRSPYDRKLGEGIAQDAARRGYVMVIQNTRGRFGSEGENLPFETDGWGRLRDGEDTVEWIARQPWCNGKIGTWGGSALGITQYLLAGTGTKRVTAQNITVGAPSLYHGVVYWGGVFRKAMIEDWLRISAFSPDALKIWTSHPTYDAYWRGRDMTTRFRYTNAPAIHIGGWYDIFAQATIDAFVGMQTRGGPGARGKQKLLMGPWTHGVFQEKAGELTFPNAKNPPTTAHDIWRWFDHYLKGVDNGVDREPAVTYYVMGDVTDRSAPGNEWRTADRWPPVNATPTPFYLHPDRSLSTRKPEEGGTLSYTYDPRDPVPTVGGPRLTLPAGAMDQRKIESRSDVLVFTSEPLREPVEVTGRVKVILWASSDAPDTDFAAKLCDVYPDGRSINICEGILRARFREGFSKEKLMQPGTPYRFEIDLWSTSIVFNRGHRIRVHITSSNAPAFDPNPNTGEPFRASERTRPAHNTIYMDAKRPSHILLPVVKGSR; encoded by the coding sequence ATGCACAGGGCAAAATGGTGGCGAACCGTACTGACCATCGGAATATGCGTCATCGGCGTGGGGTGTGTCGTGCGGGCGGTGCTGTCGAAGCTGCAGCCGCCGGTGAAAAAGGAAACCGTCATGGTGCCCATGCGGGATGGCGTGCGTCTGGCGACCGACATCTACTTCCCCGAAGGCGATGGACCCTTCCCCGTGATTCTGCTGCGTTCCCCGTACGACCGCAAACTGGGTGAGGGTATTGCGCAGGATGCGGCGCGGCGGGGATATGTGATGGTCATTCAAAACACGCGCGGACGGTTCGGCTCGGAAGGAGAGAACCTGCCTTTTGAAACCGATGGCTGGGGCAGACTACGCGACGGTGAGGATACTGTGGAATGGATAGCCCGCCAGCCCTGGTGCAACGGCAAAATCGGCACGTGGGGCGGTTCCGCACTGGGCATCACGCAGTACCTGCTGGCTGGCACTGGAACGAAGAGGGTAACCGCGCAGAATATCACGGTGGGCGCACCGAGCCTGTACCATGGCGTGGTATACTGGGGCGGTGTGTTTCGCAAAGCGATGATTGAGGACTGGCTGCGCATCAGCGCGTTTAGCCCCGATGCGCTTAAGATCTGGACATCTCATCCCACCTACGATGCCTACTGGCGCGGGCGAGACATGACCACCCGCTTTCGCTATACGAACGCGCCCGCCATCCACATCGGCGGCTGGTACGATATCTTCGCGCAGGCAACCATAGACGCCTTCGTCGGGATGCAAACACGAGGCGGACCCGGCGCACGAGGCAAGCAGAAACTGCTGATGGGACCCTGGACGCATGGAGTGTTCCAGGAGAAAGCGGGCGAACTCACCTTCCCCAATGCCAAGAATCCACCCACAACCGCGCACGACATCTGGCGGTGGTTTGACCACTATCTGAAGGGTGTGGACAACGGGGTTGACCGTGAGCCAGCGGTGACCTACTACGTGATGGGCGATGTGACCGACCGCAGCGCCCCCGGCAACGAGTGGCGCACCGCCGACCGGTGGCCTCCCGTGAACGCGACACCAACTCCGTTCTACCTGCATCCCGACCGCTCGCTATCCACGCGCAAACCCGAAGAGGGCGGCACGCTCAGCTACACCTACGACCCCAGAGACCCCGTGCCAACGGTAGGAGGGCCGCGGCTGACCCTGCCTGCCGGAGCGATGGATCAGCGCAAGATAGAAAGCCGTTCCGATGTGCTGGTGTTTACCAGCGAACCCCTGCGTGAGCCGGTGGAGGTTACCGGCAGGGTCAAGGTGATCCTGTGGGCTTCCAGTGATGCACCGGACACCGACTTCGCGGCGAAGTTGTGCGACGTATACCCCGACGGACGCTCCATCAACATCTGCGAGGGCATCCTGCGTGCCCGCTTCCGCGAAGGGTTTTCCAAGGAAAAGCTTATGCAACCGGGTACGCCCTATCGCTTTGAGATTGACCTGTGGAGCACCAGCATTGTATTCAACAGAGGGCATCGGATTCGGGTGCACATCACCTCGAGCAACGCTCCCGCTTTTGACCCCAACCCCAATACCGGCGAGCCTTTCCGTGCCAGCGAACGTACCCGTCCGGCACACAACACCATCTACATGGATGCCAAGCGTCCGAGTCATATCCTGCTACCGGTGGTCAAGGGGAGCCGGTAG
- a CDS encoding ABC transporter permease subunit: MNRTFVVFWKELREVLRDRRVLFSTIVSPLLLTPLLLWGIGLMVQQRQESAQKVIIPVAVVAPRGGEEFIAALEKAGFAVRRLQEREQAETQLRHRVVKAVVLLAADFDQRLHNESTAQVQVLFDPLNDSSRDAVQRLRTVSEQLSAEWVQRRLARRFIGAEFTQPIALTTQAIQTENPAGNLILSIILPYVIVLSAFFGAVSPAFDLIAGEKERGTMETLLATPATRRQIVWGKFLTVAVVCMVAAVFAMLGMLLAFALPASGQIFSEQAGKFSVSSWAMGILVVTLIPLTVFYSAVLTIISTFARNQKEAQTYLIPLSTLVVLPAVASMFARTESGLWLAAVPVLNSAIIIKQVLTGVMEPSFLLLSLLASCVVAVVSLQVATRLFEREAILLSS, translated from the coding sequence ATGAACCGCACGTTCGTGGTGTTCTGGAAGGAACTGCGCGAGGTGCTTCGCGACCGGCGCGTGCTGTTCTCCACCATCGTCTCCCCGTTGTTGCTGACGCCCCTGCTGCTATGGGGTATCGGGTTGATGGTGCAGCAGCGTCAGGAGTCCGCCCAGAAGGTGATTATTCCCGTCGCCGTGGTCGCCCCCAGAGGTGGTGAGGAGTTCATTGCGGCACTGGAGAAGGCGGGTTTTGCCGTGCGCCGATTGCAGGAGCGGGAACAGGCGGAGACTCAGCTGCGCCATCGTGTGGTAAAGGCGGTGGTTCTGCTGGCGGCGGACTTTGACCAGCGGCTGCATAACGAGAGTACCGCGCAGGTGCAGGTGCTGTTTGACCCCTTAAATGACAGTTCGCGCGATGCGGTGCAACGCCTTCGGACGGTGAGCGAACAGCTGAGCGCCGAGTGGGTGCAGCGACGCCTCGCCCGCCGCTTCATCGGAGCGGAGTTTACTCAACCCATCGCCCTGACCACCCAGGCAATCCAGACCGAGAACCCAGCAGGCAATCTGATACTGAGCATCATCCTGCCGTACGTCATTGTGCTGTCGGCGTTTTTCGGGGCGGTGTCGCCCGCGTTTGACCTCATCGCCGGGGAGAAGGAGCGTGGCACAATGGAAACGCTGCTGGCTACGCCTGCCACCCGCCGGCAGATTGTGTGGGGCAAGTTCCTCACGGTCGCCGTGGTGTGCATGGTAGCAGCCGTCTTCGCCATGCTGGGCATGTTGCTGGCGTTTGCCCTTCCTGCGAGCGGGCAAATCTTCAGTGAACAGGCTGGTAAGTTCAGCGTTTCGTCGTGGGCGATGGGCATACTGGTGGTCACGCTGATTCCACTGACCGTGTTCTACTCGGCGGTGCTGACCATTATCTCCACCTTCGCACGCAACCAGAAAGAAGCACAGACCTATCTGATACCGCTCAGCACGCTGGTGGTGCTGCCAGCGGTGGCATCGATGTTCGCACGCACCGAGTCGGGACTGTGGCTGGCTGCTGTGCCCGTGCTCAATAGCGCGATTATCATCAAACAGGTGCTGACAGGGGTAATGGAGCCTTCCTTCCTGTTGCTTTCGCTGCTGGCGTCCTGTGTCGTGGCAGTCGTCAGCCTTCAGGTTGCCACCCGTCTGTTCGAACGGGAGGCGATTCTGCTCAGCTCCTGA
- a CDS encoding ATP-binding cassette domain-containing protein, whose protein sequence is MVTASGLSKIFSDRKRGQVVALEEVSFEARPGEVFGILGVNGAGKTTLLRVLGTILAPSAGDATVAGYNVRTQPQEVRQHIGYLTGSTALYGRLTAREILHYFGTLYGLSREHLCRRVDELVETLRMQDFIDGRCDRLSTGQQQRVSIARSILHNPPVMFMDEPTAGLDVVTSRTIMQFIDDSRRRGHTILFSTHIMSEAERLCDRIAVIHRGRIVAIGTLDELRTRTGERALELVFLSLIGEKEDPA, encoded by the coding sequence ATGGTTACTGCCAGCGGTTTAAGCAAGATCTTCTCCGACCGCAAGCGCGGGCAGGTGGTTGCGCTCGAGGAGGTGAGCTTCGAGGCGCGTCCGGGAGAGGTGTTCGGCATTCTGGGAGTCAATGGCGCCGGAAAGACCACTCTGCTGCGCGTGCTGGGCACCATTCTCGCTCCCTCCGCAGGCGATGCCACCGTTGCCGGTTACAACGTCCGCACCCAGCCTCAGGAGGTGCGTCAGCACATTGGCTATCTGACCGGTTCCACCGCATTGTATGGGCGCCTGACCGCACGCGAGATACTGCACTACTTTGGCACGCTGTACGGCTTATCCCGCGAGCACCTGTGCCGCCGTGTGGACGAGCTGGTGGAGACACTGCGTATGCAGGATTTCATCGACGGGCGATGCGACCGCCTCTCCACCGGTCAGCAACAGCGCGTGAGCATTGCCCGCAGTATCCTCCACAACCCGCCGGTGATGTTCATGGACGAGCCAACCGCAGGGCTGGATGTGGTGACTTCGCGCACCATCATGCAGTTCATCGATGACAGTCGCCGCAGAGGGCATACGATTCTCTTCTCCACGCACATCATGAGCGAGGCAGAGCGACTGTGCGACCGCATCGCCGTCATCCATCGCGGGCGCATCGTGGCGATTGGCACGCTGGACGAACTGCGCACGCGCACGGGAGAACGCGCGCTGGAGCTGGTGTTTCTCAGCCTCATCGGCGAGAAGGAGGATCCCGCATGA
- the dsbD gene encoding protein-disulfide reductase DsbD, with product MHRTLIAVLGVLLLTVAAVAQFAPPKDALRVQATASVKQIAPGKAFQIVVTLDVKPPYHVNANPASEKFLIPTRVSMEPVAGITFGQPQYPKGHEREFAFTGGKKIAVYEGKTVIRIPATAAKTLKPGEVTLRGKVNYQACDEKSCYPPGDLPFSLKLKVAPSAASIDAGGEQAVAQAEQAGASPASKGAASAGTFSSTPGGAYLQKLQDLLNTGRFAIALPIILLLGLLLNLTPCVYPLIPITISFFSRQTAGSAGRTFGLALVYVFGMALMYAALGTAAAALGKTFGFQLQNPWVLCGFAVILVALALSMFGVYQLQLPAGLRNKARLREGWLGALLMGLLVGVTAAPCVGPVVVALAAVVSGTGNVPLGFLLFLTLGIGLGVPYVVLAMFSGAIRRLPRSGEWMVAVEHLFGFALIGVAIFFLSPILPAMVYKWLMFAFLAGVGVYLAAIDKLARTVRGFFWFKRLLGVALVAWAVMIALPTQKAKGSHIAWQAYSEAALQQAVAEGKPVVIDFYADWCLPCKELEANTFSDPRVVQAFEGIVAMKADLTRDDSPAVQDLKKRFSIVGVPTIVFLDGSGQEQRALRLVQFEPPDAFLKRMAQFHSLTTQTAKR from the coding sequence ATGCACCGAACGCTAATTGCTGTTCTGGGAGTACTGCTGCTGACCGTTGCAGCCGTTGCGCAGTTCGCGCCGCCGAAGGATGCCCTGCGCGTACAGGCAACGGCTTCGGTCAAACAGATTGCGCCTGGCAAGGCGTTTCAGATAGTGGTGACGCTGGACGTCAAGCCGCCCTACCACGTCAACGCCAACCCGGCAAGCGAGAAGTTCCTCATCCCGACAAGGGTAAGCATGGAGCCGGTAGCGGGCATCACCTTCGGGCAGCCGCAGTATCCGAAAGGGCATGAGCGAGAGTTCGCCTTTACCGGCGGCAAGAAGATAGCCGTTTACGAGGGCAAAACGGTGATTCGTATCCCCGCAACTGCTGCCAAAACGCTGAAGCCAGGCGAAGTAACGTTGCGCGGCAAGGTGAACTATCAGGCGTGCGATGAGAAGTCCTGTTACCCGCCCGGAGACCTGCCGTTCAGCCTGAAGCTGAAGGTCGCCCCTTCGGCAGCAAGCATCGACGCAGGGGGTGAGCAGGCGGTGGCGCAGGCGGAACAGGCTGGCGCGTCGCCCGCCTCCAAAGGCGCAGCATCGGCAGGCACGTTCTCTTCCACACCCGGCGGCGCATACCTGCAGAAACTGCAGGACCTGCTGAACACCGGGCGATTCGCCATCGCCCTGCCCATCATTTTGTTGTTGGGGCTTTTGTTGAACCTCACGCCCTGCGTGTACCCGCTGATCCCCATCACTATCTCCTTCTTCAGCCGGCAGACGGCAGGCAGCGCGGGGCGTACGTTTGGTCTGGCGCTGGTGTATGTGTTCGGAATGGCGTTGATGTATGCGGCGCTGGGCACAGCAGCGGCGGCGCTGGGCAAGACGTTCGGCTTCCAGCTACAAAACCCCTGGGTGCTGTGTGGTTTCGCGGTGATACTGGTTGCCCTTGCGCTGAGCATGTTTGGGGTGTATCAGTTGCAGCTGCCAGCGGGCTTACGCAACAAGGCGCGTCTGCGCGAAGGCTGGCTGGGCGCATTGTTGATGGGCTTGCTGGTGGGTGTGACAGCAGCGCCATGCGTGGGTCCCGTGGTTGTCGCGCTGGCGGCGGTGGTTTCCGGCACAGGCAATGTGCCACTGGGCTTTCTGCTGTTCCTAACGCTGGGCATCGGGCTGGGTGTTCCGTATGTGGTGCTGGCGATGTTCTCGGGGGCGATTCGCCGTCTGCCTCGCAGCGGCGAGTGGATGGTGGCAGTGGAGCATCTTTTCGGCTTTGCCCTGATTGGCGTGGCAATATTCTTCCTCAGCCCCATCCTGCCAGCGATGGTATATAAGTGGCTGATGTTCGCTTTTCTCGCAGGCGTGGGGGTCTATCTGGCTGCCATAGACAAGCTGGCCAGAACGGTGCGCGGCTTCTTCTGGTTCAAACGACTGCTTGGCGTTGCGCTGGTGGCGTGGGCGGTGATGATTGCGCTTCCCACCCAGAAGGCAAAAGGCAGTCATATCGCCTGGCAAGCCTACAGCGAGGCAGCGCTGCAGCAGGCTGTTGCCGAAGGCAAGCCGGTGGTCATCGATTTTTACGCCGACTGGTGCCTGCCTTGCAAGGAGCTGGAAGCAAACACTTTCTCCGACCCGCGCGTGGTGCAGGCGTTTGAGGGCATCGTGGCAATGAAGGCGGACCTGACACGCGACGATAGTCCTGCCGTGCAGGATTTGAAGAAACGGTTCAGCATTGTCGGCGTGCCCACCATTGTCTTTCTGGACGGTTCTGGTCAAGAGCAAAGGGCATTGCGTTTGGTGCAGTTCGAACCGCCGGATGCTTTCCTGAAACGGATGGCACAATTCCATTCGCTGACGACACAGACAGCGAAGCGATAA